A section of the Hirschia baltica ATCC 49814 genome encodes:
- a CDS encoding heavy metal translocating P-type ATPase, producing the protein MNTSEHKNHDNHEGQSGHDHDDIISSFLGSRAEMIFAGLAGIFLLTGWLGPKMSILPNSIGFILIIGAYFFGGYFALREALEKILKGQFQIDFLMLIAATGAAFLDEWAEGAFLLFLFAIGHALENYAMTLARNAISSLAELAPDEAIVRRGNQTETMAVEALVLGDIVIVRSNERLPADGFVIKGESAVDQAPITGESLPVDKRPVENPDLAANNLESLASETRVFAGSINGSGSLEIQVTKLSGDTTLARVVKMVSEAETRQSPTQNFTKKFERIFVPFVIVLAIVTSLSFLFLNESPADSFYRAMAVIVAASPCALAIATPSAILSGVARAARDGVLIKGGAPLEALGHLNAIAFDKTGTLTLGKPRLVEIAPYSEISEETLLEVCAAVETLSDHPLALAVVRDAKARLGRVPEGASEFTSITGRGVAASYQGQIVHIGKLALFGEVPGLPPPIDLVAKVDAMSANGRTTMIVRQGDRYLGAIGLMDTPRPAAQAVIARLRDIGVTRMLMISGDNQNVANAVAKEVGLDEAFGNLMPDDKVSKIKAFKAEGGVVMVGDGVNDAPAMANATVGIAMGAAGSDVALETADIALMADDLETLPFAVGLSRATTLIIRQNLWASLGVVAFLIPATLFGLGIGPTVLVHEGSTLIVVFNALRLLAFKNDRSVMKTLRKNLPK; encoded by the coding sequence ATGAATACATCTGAACATAAAAATCACGATAACCATGAAGGCCAGTCCGGTCACGATCATGATGACATCATAAGCAGCTTTCTCGGCTCACGTGCAGAAATGATATTTGCTGGATTGGCGGGTATTTTCCTTCTTACAGGATGGCTGGGTCCGAAAATGAGCATCCTGCCTAATTCTATAGGATTCATTCTAATAATCGGGGCTTACTTCTTTGGCGGGTACTTCGCGCTGCGTGAAGCGCTCGAAAAAATTCTTAAAGGTCAATTTCAAATAGACTTTCTGATGCTGATTGCTGCAACTGGCGCAGCCTTCCTTGACGAATGGGCGGAAGGGGCCTTCCTCTTATTCCTGTTTGCGATTGGTCACGCTCTTGAAAATTACGCGATGACACTGGCACGCAATGCCATTTCGTCACTGGCCGAATTGGCACCTGACGAGGCAATTGTTCGGCGGGGAAACCAAACGGAAACCATGGCGGTTGAAGCGCTTGTATTGGGCGATATTGTGATAGTTCGCTCCAATGAGCGCTTACCGGCTGATGGCTTTGTCATCAAAGGAGAAAGCGCCGTCGATCAGGCACCGATAACTGGTGAGAGTTTGCCAGTCGACAAGCGTCCAGTTGAAAACCCTGATCTGGCAGCTAATAATCTTGAAAGTTTAGCCTCGGAAACCCGCGTTTTTGCAGGATCTATCAACGGGTCAGGTAGTTTAGAAATCCAGGTCACCAAGCTCTCTGGAGACACAACGCTGGCACGTGTTGTCAAGATGGTCAGTGAAGCGGAAACCCGTCAGTCGCCAACCCAAAATTTTACTAAGAAGTTCGAACGCATCTTCGTACCCTTTGTCATTGTTCTGGCTATTGTGACTTCACTCTCCTTTTTATTTCTGAATGAAAGCCCAGCCGATAGTTTTTACCGAGCGATGGCAGTTATTGTCGCAGCCAGTCCCTGCGCTCTGGCGATTGCGACCCCAAGTGCCATCCTGTCAGGAGTTGCGCGGGCCGCACGTGACGGCGTCCTCATCAAGGGCGGTGCACCGCTCGAAGCCCTCGGTCATCTCAATGCCATTGCGTTCGATAAGACCGGAACGTTGACCTTAGGGAAGCCGCGATTAGTTGAGATCGCACCTTACAGTGAAATCAGCGAAGAAACCTTGCTTGAAGTATGTGCCGCAGTTGAAACACTTAGTGACCATCCGCTGGCGTTAGCTGTTGTTCGCGATGCCAAGGCGCGTTTGGGTCGTGTTCCTGAGGGCGCATCAGAATTTACCAGTATTACCGGTCGCGGTGTGGCGGCCTCCTATCAAGGGCAAATCGTCCACATTGGAAAGCTCGCACTCTTTGGGGAAGTGCCAGGCCTTCCTCCGCCAATTGATCTGGTCGCCAAGGTTGATGCGATGTCTGCGAACGGACGCACCACTATGATCGTGCGGCAGGGAGATCGCTATTTAGGTGCCATTGGTCTGATGGATACGCCCCGACCGGCAGCCCAAGCTGTGATTGCTCGCCTGCGCGACATCGGCGTGACCCGCATGCTGATGATCTCAGGAGATAATCAAAACGTCGCCAACGCTGTTGCCAAAGAGGTTGGACTCGATGAAGCGTTTGGAAATTTAATGCCAGACGACAAAGTTTCGAAAATCAAAGCCTTTAAGGCTGAAGGCGGTGTCGTGATGGTTGGTGACGGGGTAAACGACGCCCCAGCCATGGCCAACGCCACTGTTGGAATCGCGATGGGGGCAGCCGGGTCGGATGTAGCCTTAGAGACAGCTGACATCGCTCTGATGGCGGATGATCTTGAAACGCTGCCATTTGCCGTTGGCCTCAGCCGAGCAACAACCCTTATTATTCGTCAAAATCTCTGGGCTAGCTTAGGTGTCGTTGCATTCCTGATCCCGGCGACGCTGTTTGGTCTTGGCATAGGTCCAACAGTTCTTGTCCATGAGGGTTCAACACTCATAGTAGTGTTCAACGCCTTAAGACTACTGGCTTTCAAAAATGACCGATCAGTAATGAAGACACTAAGGAAAAATTTGCCAAAATAA
- a CDS encoding cation transporter produces MSDCCDNKCFDGVSEGYKRALIAVIFINAIMFVVEMYAGLVSGSQSLKADALDFAGDTATYALSLAVIGASVVTRARASLFKGATLALIAISVLIMTVFRVFSGAPPQADTMGLIGFAALLANLTSVAILIKWRDGDSNVRSVWLCSRNDAIGNVAVILAAFAVAYTNTAWPDLIVAVILASLFLKSATSISLQALQELNTDRQSRDLSKRKVQ; encoded by the coding sequence ATGTCTGATTGTTGTGATAACAAATGTTTTGATGGCGTCTCTGAAGGTTATAAGCGTGCCTTGATTGCGGTAATTTTCATCAATGCAATTATGTTTGTTGTAGAAATGTATGCTGGTTTAGTATCTGGTTCACAGTCCTTGAAAGCTGATGCTTTGGATTTCGCTGGAGATACAGCCACCTATGCTCTAAGTTTGGCTGTTATCGGTGCCTCTGTCGTTACACGCGCTCGCGCATCTTTATTCAAAGGCGCGACCCTCGCGTTAATCGCTATCAGCGTTTTAATTATGACTGTATTCCGCGTTTTCAGTGGTGCGCCCCCACAAGCAGATACAATGGGGCTTATCGGTTTTGCAGCACTTTTGGCAAACCTAACCAGTGTCGCAATTTTGATTAAATGGCGAGATGGCGATAGCAATGTTCGATCCGTTTGGCTGTGCTCTCGCAATGATGCAATTGGCAATGTAGCGGTGATACTTGCTGCCTTTGCTGTGGCTTATACTAATACAGCATGGCCTGATCTAATAGTAGCCGTGATCTTGGCAAGCTTGTTTCTTAAATCGGCGACTTCGATTTCACTTCAAGCGCTCCAAGAACTCAATACTGATAGGCAGTCAAGAGACCTTTCTAAAAGGAAAGTTCAATGA
- a CDS encoding methyltransferase family protein codes for MKLKIPPIIQFLFFSIAGLVSSILLPTNQVSWLIFSYLGWVLIGIGALILAGAVLAFINAKTSVNPVKPDQAKALVMSGLYRFSRNPMYLGMALILFGEALVLGNFFVLLAPILFVICITYMQIIPEEKVLEMKFGQEYLHYKKSIPRFILFV; via the coding sequence ATGAAATTGAAAATCCCTCCAATTATCCAATTCTTGTTCTTCAGTATTGCCGGGCTCGTGAGTTCGATACTGCTTCCTACCAACCAAGTTTCCTGGCTTATTTTCAGTTATCTGGGGTGGGTACTGATTGGAATTGGTGCCTTAATCTTGGCTGGAGCTGTTCTTGCTTTTATTAACGCAAAAACGTCAGTAAATCCCGTAAAGCCAGATCAAGCCAAGGCGTTAGTCATGTCTGGGCTTTACAGATTTAGTAGGAACCCAATGTATTTAGGCATGGCCCTAATTCTATTTGGTGAAGCTTTAGTGCTAGGAAACTTTTTTGTTCTGCTGGCACCTATTCTGTTTGTAATCTGCATTACCTACATGCAAATCATACCAGAAGAAAAAGTTCTGGAGATGAAATTCGGGCAAGAATATCTCCACTATAAAAAATCTATACCACGATTTATCTTGTTTGTTTAA
- a CDS encoding tyrosine-type recombinase/integrase, which translates to MKLTKRSVDLLVSEDRDKDYYDDALKSFGVRIRKSGRKSYFVMSRYKGRMRRITIGQHGPLTAEDARKQAKSILHDLSSGIDPTEDKTKIRQSGTVKKLCERFMIEYVPQHLKPSTASEYKRSIEIFILPKLGRLIVKDVSRQDIIALHHDMRGTPYQANRTLGVLSILFSQAEVWGLRDEFTNPCRGIKKFREEKRERFLSLEELQRLGRALHEETALAPSAVACIKLLILTGCRLGEIQKLKWVHVDLDRQLLLLPDSKTGKKTIYLGTSAVDLLKSTPRQLDNPFVIAGYKQGQYLTDLQKPWRRIRKAANLEDVRIHDLRHTYASTAVANGESLPMIGKLLGHSQPQTTARYAHLADIQAVEVADKISIHLSEALLK; encoded by the coding sequence ATGAAGCTAACTAAACGGTCTGTTGATCTTCTTGTCTCTGAAGACAGAGATAAAGACTATTATGATGACGCACTCAAAAGCTTTGGAGTAAGAATCCGTAAATCAGGTCGCAAATCTTATTTTGTGATGTCACGCTATAAAGGACGTATGCGACGCATAACGATTGGCCAACATGGTCCCCTCACCGCTGAGGACGCCCGCAAACAAGCCAAGTCGATTTTACATGATTTATCATCCGGAATTGATCCAACGGAAGACAAAACCAAGATACGTCAAAGCGGGACAGTCAAAAAACTCTGCGAACGCTTTATGATTGAATATGTCCCACAACATTTAAAGCCAAGCACAGCGTCCGAATACAAACGTTCTATAGAAATATTCATTCTTCCCAAGCTTGGCAGATTAATTGTCAAAGATGTAAGCCGCCAAGACATCATTGCTCTTCATCACGATATGAGAGGAACTCCATACCAAGCAAACCGCACACTTGGAGTCCTCTCCATATTATTCTCTCAAGCTGAAGTTTGGGGATTAAGAGATGAATTCACCAATCCATGCCGCGGCATTAAAAAATTCAGGGAAGAGAAACGCGAACGTTTTTTATCGCTTGAGGAGCTTCAACGATTAGGCAGAGCATTGCATGAGGAAACTGCGCTCGCTCCTTCTGCTGTAGCGTGTATAAAATTGCTCATTCTCACTGGATGTCGACTAGGAGAGATCCAAAAACTCAAATGGGTTCACGTTGATCTCGACCGCCAATTACTCTTACTTCCAGATTCCAAAACAGGTAAGAAAACGATATATCTTGGCACCTCTGCAGTTGATTTACTCAAATCAACCCCACGCCAATTAGACAATCCTTTTGTCATCGCAGGCTACAAGCAGGGTCAGTATCTTACAGATTTACAAAAACCATGGAGACGTATCCGAAAAGCAGCAAATTTGGAAGATGTCCGGATCCACGATTTAAGACACACTTATGCTTCCACTGCAGTCGCCAATGGAGAGAGCTTACCGATGATTGGAAAACTACTTGGACACTCTCAACCACAAACAACAGCCCGCTATGCACATTTAGCGGATATTCAAGCAGTTGAAGTAGCAGATAAGATTTCAATTCATTTGTCAGAAGCTCTGTTAAAATAA
- a CDS encoding BCCT family transporter, producing the protein MSEVPNEATGNGEDDDTYTTDYEVGQDNIDVLGFDIHNPVFFLAAGLLIAFCAAVLTMPEQAGILLRGARDWTIHTFDWFFVIITNVVFLFCLYLALSPLGKIRLGGDDAKPEFSTTSWLSMLFAAGVGIGMIFFGAAEPLGYYTDWAGTPLNVEPATEAAERFAFSATIFHWGIIPWSIYAVMGLALAFFAFNKGLPLTVRSTFYPIFGERIWGWPGHIIDLLAVLATLFGLATSLGLGAQQAASGISFLFGVPSGLATQVILICVITSLAIFSVIRGLDGGVKILSNINIVLAILVLLFVIIAGPTSQIFKNIALNTYHYVANIPALSNWIGREDTAFFHDWTIFYWAWWISWSPFVGMFIARVSYGRSVREFVAAVIGVPFIVMIIWFTAFGTTALEQVKAGIGALPEGISEFPLVWFQMFENLPFSQIMSFVSILLLLVFFVTSSDSGSLVIDSITAGGKLHAPIPQRIFWASLEGIVAIVLLVGGGAQALSSLQAGAVTTGLPFGVILLICCVSLYKGMKSISPSE; encoded by the coding sequence ATGTCGGAAGTACCAAACGAAGCCACAGGCAATGGTGAAGACGATGACACCTACACAACTGATTATGAAGTTGGCCAAGACAATATAGATGTCTTGGGTTTTGATATTCACAACCCTGTATTTTTTCTAGCTGCTGGCCTGCTCATTGCATTTTGTGCTGCTGTGCTTACCATGCCAGAGCAAGCCGGTATCCTGCTAAGAGGCGCACGAGACTGGACCATTCATACATTTGACTGGTTCTTTGTTATCATAACAAATGTCGTGTTTTTATTCTGTCTATATCTCGCGCTATCACCGCTTGGAAAAATCAGATTAGGTGGAGATGACGCCAAACCAGAATTTTCGACAACATCTTGGTTATCAATGCTTTTTGCCGCCGGTGTAGGAATAGGGATGATATTTTTTGGCGCTGCTGAGCCTCTGGGATATTATACAGATTGGGCCGGTACACCGCTCAATGTCGAGCCGGCCACTGAGGCAGCTGAGCGTTTTGCTTTCTCTGCTACAATTTTCCACTGGGGTATTATTCCTTGGTCGATATATGCCGTTATGGGACTCGCACTCGCATTTTTTGCGTTTAACAAAGGACTGCCATTAACAGTGCGGTCGACTTTCTATCCAATATTTGGCGAGAGAATTTGGGGATGGCCCGGTCACATTATCGACCTACTCGCAGTCCTAGCCACACTATTTGGACTTGCCACCTCGCTTGGCCTTGGTGCGCAGCAAGCAGCGAGTGGAATATCCTTCTTATTTGGCGTCCCAAGCGGCCTCGCGACACAAGTCATTTTGATCTGCGTAATCACATCCTTGGCGATTTTTTCAGTGATTCGAGGGTTAGATGGAGGTGTAAAAATACTCTCCAACATCAATATCGTTTTGGCGATTCTCGTTCTATTATTCGTTATTATTGCGGGTCCAACCTCGCAAATCTTTAAAAATATAGCCCTCAACACCTATCACTATGTTGCAAATATTCCTGCACTATCCAACTGGATTGGACGTGAAGACACGGCATTCTTCCATGATTGGACCATATTCTATTGGGCTTGGTGGATCTCTTGGTCCCCATTTGTTGGAATGTTTATCGCGCGCGTTTCATATGGACGCTCGGTCAGAGAATTTGTTGCAGCCGTAATCGGTGTACCATTTATCGTGATGATTATTTGGTTTACTGCTTTTGGAACAACGGCTTTGGAACAAGTAAAAGCTGGCATTGGTGCCTTACCAGAAGGCATCTCTGAATTTCCACTTGTATGGTTTCAAATGTTTGAAAACCTACCATTTTCTCAAATCATGTCATTTGTTTCGATCTTATTATTGTTGGTTTTCTTTGTCACTTCATCAGATTCAGGCTCGCTTGTGATTGATTCAATTACTGCTGGAGGTAAGCTGCACGCCCCTATTCCTCAAAGAATATTCTGGGCAAGCTTAGAGGGTATTGTTGCAATTGTTCTGCTGGTAGGTGGTGGCGCACAGGCCCTATCATCCTTACAAGCAGGTGCCGTGACAACTGGGCTTCCCTTTGGGGTCATCCTGCTCATTTGCTGTGTCAGCCTGTATAAAGGCATGAAAAGCATCTCACCTAGCGAGTGA
- a CDS encoding TonB-dependent receptor, whose protein sequence is MARNLSGASLIVIASLILPSQSLAQENQSEGVSEKRLQSIVITATKRDESAQDVPIAVNAIGAEDLDQLNVSVFTDYLTQLPGVTAGGGGGPGQSTIYIRGVASTTPATTTAGVAGLSPNVAFYLDEQPLAQPGRNLDVYAADLERIEVLSGPQGTLFGASSQAGTVRLITNKPNLDEFQANVRFGTAFTESGDPSHNLEAMINVPVTSNFAVRGVMYTDSQGGYIDNVPGSITAEDSARFRAEGTMRDNGVAVEPFRAGFQAGADLSNVDFKAANNQNLVEKNFNDTVYTGFRLSSVYQINDEWKLTTALAQQQLDTEGVFFSDPDLDDWEIQRYSEDDTKDSYTNVSWTLEGEVGGLEAVYTGAFTDRETDQTVDYTDYLFIGQYLPYYICDASVTYPGAGTDPSGTCYAPDQKVDISNKLKVQTHELRFNTPAEHRVRATFGGFYSDLELKEKNDFIYAGSTEVLGFDGVTKGFAPNYPLTNTEVTGEVGSASPGYYSDAGPFYAPTIFRNDILRTDKQMGLFGELAYDIVPEVFTLTVGARAYDIEVDFEGSANSSFFNLGSSTDAQRAGTNISAQFSGEGSSTVDKAATDGVIFKVTADWKPMDDVLLFATYSEGFRPGLLNRPGGASNAAGTYTVPFAVDTDDVQNYEIGWKTMLFDSSLRINGSAFMIEIENMQTTIFDPNITNLFFSDNAANAEIMGVEADFDWAPDAIDGLTISGAVSLLDTEVTEVLVPTDDVLVGSPLSFAPEFQGNLRARYEWDMGEYRAHIMPQIVHSGESYTDIIEINKIQLESWTTAALSAGIAKDNWRMEAYVDNLTNEAAQYSGNFTYDRSRVSLARPRTVGVRVGVDF, encoded by the coding sequence ATGGCTCGCAATCTAAGTGGTGCTTCATTAATTGTAATTGCATCTTTGATTTTGCCGTCTCAAAGTTTAGCTCAAGAAAACCAATCCGAGGGTGTTTCAGAAAAACGCCTACAATCTATCGTTATTACTGCGACAAAACGTGATGAGAGCGCTCAAGATGTGCCCATCGCAGTCAATGCAATTGGTGCGGAAGATTTAGACCAGTTGAATGTCAGTGTGTTTACAGATTACCTCACGCAGCTTCCTGGTGTGACAGCTGGTGGCGGTGGTGGCCCAGGCCAAAGCACAATCTACATTCGTGGGGTTGCATCTACGACGCCAGCTACGACAACAGCAGGCGTTGCTGGTCTTTCTCCAAATGTAGCTTTTTACCTTGATGAGCAGCCACTAGCACAACCTGGCCGCAATCTTGATGTCTATGCTGCCGACCTTGAGCGTATCGAGGTGCTGTCTGGCCCTCAAGGGACTTTGTTTGGTGCGAGTTCTCAGGCTGGTACTGTGCGTTTGATTACGAACAAGCCTAACCTTGATGAGTTTCAAGCAAATGTTAGATTTGGAACAGCTTTTACTGAAAGCGGTGATCCATCTCACAATCTTGAAGCCATGATCAATGTTCCAGTTACATCCAACTTCGCGGTGCGTGGTGTGATGTATACTGATAGCCAAGGCGGCTATATTGATAATGTTCCAGGTTCAATCACCGCTGAAGATTCCGCGCGTTTCCGCGCTGAAGGCACAATGAGAGACAATGGCGTTGCTGTTGAACCATTCCGTGCTGGTTTTCAAGCTGGGGCAGACTTGAGCAATGTTGATTTTAAAGCTGCGAATAATCAAAATCTCGTAGAGAAAAATTTCAACGATACTGTCTACACCGGTTTTCGTTTGAGTAGTGTTTATCAAATCAATGACGAATGGAAATTGACCACTGCGCTGGCGCAACAACAGCTAGACACAGAAGGTGTGTTCTTTAGCGACCCTGATTTAGATGATTGGGAAATTCAGCGCTATAGTGAAGACGACACGAAAGATTCCTACACAAATGTAAGTTGGACGCTTGAAGGTGAAGTAGGCGGGCTTGAAGCTGTCTACACAGGGGCATTTACAGATAGAGAAACAGATCAGACCGTCGATTATACGGATTATCTCTTTATCGGTCAGTATTTACCTTACTATATTTGTGATGCATCTGTGACTTATCCGGGAGCAGGCACTGACCCGTCAGGAACATGTTATGCGCCTGATCAAAAGGTTGATATCAGCAACAAACTTAAGGTTCAAACGCATGAATTGCGTTTTAATACGCCGGCAGAACACCGTGTTCGTGCAACATTTGGTGGGTTCTACAGTGATCTTGAACTAAAAGAGAAAAATGATTTCATTTACGCTGGTTCAACAGAAGTGCTTGGCTTTGATGGCGTCACAAAAGGGTTTGCACCGAATTATCCACTTACCAACACAGAAGTGACTGGCGAAGTGGGAAGTGCATCTCCAGGGTATTATTCTGATGCTGGCCCTTTCTACGCGCCAACTATTTTCCGAAATGATATTCTGCGTACCGATAAGCAAATGGGGCTCTTTGGTGAGCTTGCTTATGATATCGTGCCAGAAGTCTTTACATTGACTGTTGGGGCGAGAGCGTACGACATCGAAGTCGATTTTGAAGGTAGTGCAAACTCATCTTTCTTCAATTTGGGCAGTTCAACAGATGCTCAACGTGCAGGTACAAATATATCTGCTCAATTCAGCGGTGAAGGTAGTAGCACAGTTGATAAAGCTGCAACTGATGGCGTGATTTTCAAAGTGACAGCTGACTGGAAGCCAATGGATGATGTGTTGTTGTTTGCAACATATTCTGAAGGTTTCCGTCCGGGATTATTGAACCGTCCGGGTGGAGCATCAAATGCTGCGGGCACATATACTGTGCCATTCGCAGTTGATACAGATGATGTGCAAAATTATGAAATTGGCTGGAAAACAATGTTGTTTGATAGCTCATTGCGCATCAATGGTAGTGCGTTCATGATTGAAATCGAGAATATGCAGACGACTATTTTCGATCCAAACATCACCAATCTTTTCTTCTCTGATAACGCGGCCAATGCAGAAATTATGGGTGTTGAAGCAGACTTTGATTGGGCACCTGATGCAATTGATGGTTTGACCATTTCGGGTGCTGTGTCATTGCTTGATACAGAGGTGACTGAGGTGTTAGTGCCGACAGATGATGTGTTGGTTGGTTCACCGCTTTCATTTGCACCTGAATTCCAAGGCAATTTGCGTGCGCGCTATGAGTGGGATATGGGTGAATATCGTGCTCACATCATGCCGCAAATTGTACATTCTGGTGAATCATACACAGACATTATCGAAATCAACAAAATCCAATTGGAAAGTTGGACGACTGCAGCTCTGTCTGCAGGTATTGCCAAAGATAATTGGAGAATGGAAGCATATGTCGACAACTTGACGAATGAGGCAGCTCAATACTCAGGTAACTTCACATATGACCGTAGTCGTGTCTCTCTTGCGAGACCTCGCACTGTGGGTGTGCGTGTTGGCGTAGACTTCTAG
- a CDS encoding tetratricopeptide repeat-containing sulfotransferase family protein, translating to MNDVQQAAEQLKRAKAAMYANQFAQACIELEPLLDNPEYAQEALYMHAVCGRYQNKFDVAQSFLDKLLAIAPEFGRAHQEAGYLALAQGQKEIALKQFIAACRFNPALTASWEKQAGLLRETGQKEQAINAQAQADRLKSLSKPLYAATNFLAEGKLLKAEDLCRIHLKSSPKDVEAMRLLADIGSRLGVLEDAEILLEKAVEFEPDNIQLRLDYIQILRKRQKFSRALEEAKRLYDLDPENAIFRSHYAIEKMQTGDYEGAVELMDAVLETLPHDPATLTSRGHALKTWGKQKEAIASYNAACRARPEQGDAWYALANLKTYSFSNTEMQQMQELELRADLSYADRVHFCFALGSAFEKSGDIEKSFRYFEKGNTLKRTQSRYTSEGMEAELALQKQFCTSDVLKGSEGGGFEAADPIFIVGLPRAGSTLIEQILASHSQVDGTLELPNILALSQRLRGRNRSNGGAYPENLTSLSADQLKAMGQEYIETTRIHRQGAAFFTDKMPNNFRHIGLIHLILPNAKIIDARREPMSCCFSGFKQLFAEGQEFTYGLEEIGRYYRAYVDLMKHWDDVLPGKVLRVQHEDVVNDLETQVSRILDYCNLPFERACVDFHKTDRPVRTASSEQVRQPINTKGLDAWLKFEPYLAPLKMALGPNLVG from the coding sequence ATGAATGATGTGCAGCAAGCCGCTGAACAGTTGAAGCGAGCAAAAGCCGCGATGTATGCAAATCAATTTGCTCAAGCATGCATTGAGCTTGAACCTTTGCTGGACAATCCTGAATATGCACAGGAAGCGCTTTATATGCACGCTGTGTGTGGACGATATCAAAACAAGTTTGATGTTGCACAATCATTTCTTGATAAATTGCTTGCGATAGCGCCCGAATTTGGACGTGCTCATCAAGAGGCTGGATATCTAGCTTTGGCGCAAGGGCAAAAAGAAATAGCTCTTAAACAATTTATAGCCGCATGCCGTTTTAATCCAGCGCTCACCGCAAGTTGGGAAAAGCAGGCTGGCTTACTGCGAGAGACGGGACAAAAGGAGCAGGCGATAAATGCGCAAGCGCAGGCTGATCGTCTAAAATCTTTATCTAAACCATTATATGCGGCGACTAATTTTTTAGCTGAAGGCAAATTGCTAAAAGCTGAGGATTTGTGCCGCATACATTTGAAGTCCAGCCCCAAAGACGTAGAAGCAATGCGTTTGCTGGCAGATATCGGCAGCCGGCTAGGCGTCTTAGAGGATGCAGAAATATTATTGGAAAAAGCGGTTGAGTTTGAACCCGATAATATCCAATTGCGGTTGGACTACATACAAATTCTAAGAAAGCGCCAAAAATTCTCGCGTGCGCTTGAAGAAGCTAAGCGGTTATATGATCTTGACCCAGAAAATGCGATTTTCCGTTCGCATTACGCCATCGAGAAGATGCAGACCGGAGATTATGAGGGCGCTGTCGAGCTGATGGATGCGGTGCTGGAAACGCTGCCGCATGATCCAGCGACATTGACCTCTCGCGGACATGCTTTGAAGACATGGGGAAAACAGAAAGAAGCAATTGCATCCTATAATGCTGCCTGTCGCGCACGACCAGAGCAAGGTGATGCGTGGTATGCATTGGCAAATTTAAAAACCTATAGTTTTTCAAACACTGAAATGCAGCAAATGCAGGAATTAGAGCTACGCGCTGATCTTAGTTATGCTGACCGCGTTCATTTTTGTTTTGCATTGGGAAGTGCTTTTGAAAAATCAGGAGATATCGAAAAGTCTTTTCGGTATTTCGAGAAAGGAAATACTCTAAAACGGACGCAAAGCCGATATACAAGCGAAGGGATGGAAGCTGAACTCGCATTGCAAAAGCAATTTTGCACATCGGATGTTTTAAAAGGATCAGAGGGAGGTGGATTTGAGGCTGCTGACCCTATTTTTATAGTTGGTTTACCCCGTGCTGGTTCGACGCTGATCGAGCAAATATTGGCCTCCCATTCTCAGGTTGATGGAACCTTAGAACTGCCCAATATTTTGGCTTTGTCACAAAGGCTGCGTGGACGAAATCGCTCTAATGGTGGCGCATATCCTGAGAATTTGACCAGTCTAAGTGCTGACCAATTAAAGGCGATGGGGCAGGAATATATAGAAACGACGCGTATTCACCGTCAGGGAGCAGCCTTTTTTACCGATAAAATGCCCAACAATTTCCGGCATATCGGTTTGATCCACCTAATTCTGCCGAACGCAAAAATTATTGATGCGCGGCGAGAGCCAATGTCATGTTGTTTTTCTGGCTTCAAGCAATTGTTTGCTGAGGGGCAGGAATTCACATACGGACTAGAAGAAATAGGCCGGTATTACCGCGCGTATGTTGATTTGATGAAGCATTGGGATGACGTGTTGCCGGGCAAAGTTTTGAGGGTTCAGCATGAAGATGTTGTAAACGACCTTGAAACCCAAGTGTCCCGTATTCTGGATTATTGTAATCTACCTTTTGAGCGAGCATGTGTTGATTTTCATAAGACAGATCGACCAGTTAGAACCGCAAGCTCTGAACAGGTTAGACAACCTATCAACACAAAAGGACTGGACGCATGGCTAAAGTTTGAGCCATATCTAGCGCCACTGAAAATGGCTTTGGGGCCTAACCTCGTCGGTTAG